The genomic stretch GTTGAAATAATATGTGAACTGGTAAAATGTGAACAATGAAGAAGGGAAGAGGTAGGTCAGGTGtcagtgctcacacctgtaatcctagctactcaggaggatcaaggtttgaagccagcctaggcaaatcgTTTTtcagaccttatcttgaaaaactcgtcacaaaataagaaaaaagaaaaactcgtcacaaaaaaagggttagtagagtggcttaaagtgtaggccctgagttcaaaccccagtactgcaggaaaaaagagaagtaaaaaataacTGTCCTTTTAGCTCTGGTCTCCAGAAATAGGTCTGTGTGATTAACAGAACTGTTAATATTAACAGCTCTGTGTGTCTCTTTCAAAACTTCCTGTGTGTAGACTCCCACTTTACCCCAAATGGGTTTAatgttcccccccacccccccccccgcactTAATACTGTAATCTTACAGATTAGCTACAGAGTCTGTCACATTTTCTTCAGCTGTGCACTTACACTTGACCAGTGTGACTGTCCTGTAACTGATTTAACCAGGCTCCtctttctggtggcactggggactgaactcaggaccttgtgcttggtagacaagcactttaccacttgagccacacccccagtccccaACCAGGCTCCTCTTGATGGACGGAGGCTTAGGCTGTTTCTAGTTTACTGTTAGAACCAGGACACAGCTCCGGGGGTTTGAAGTGATCCTTTGCTCATCATTTCGGGAAGACAAAGCTGGTCTGTGGTGCTTATTCTGAGGGGCTCCTCTCCCTCTTTACTTTGTGATGTGAAGTGAGTGGATCTCTCTCAACTTCAATtttccatctctaaaatgggacCACTGTGTGACGTAGCACGTGGTGTGTGCACGCTGGGCAAGGGATCTAACATGACCTCCACGCCAGTCCCCGTGGAATCGTCTTTACATGCGCATAGCAAGCAGGCAGGTACTGGTCCTTCTCACCTTTGCCATCCTTTTCTCCTTGACCCCCACTGGACGTTCTCTCTTCCGATCTCCCCATGGCACAGGTGGTGTGTAATGAGCAGGGCTCCCGGGGCTTCGGCTTCGTGCATTTTGAGACCCACGAGGCCGCGCAGCAGGCCATCAGCACCATGAATGGAATGCTGCTCAATGATCGCAAAGTGTGAGTGGTGggctggggaggggctggggctTATGGCACCGCCAATTAAGAATGGTATTCAGCCAGgtgcctggtggctcacacctgccatccagggtaaatagttcgagagacccccgtcttcaaagtaaccagagcaaagtggactggaggtgtggctcaagatgcctgctttgcaaggcctgtcatcccagctacttgggaagcataaataggatctcagtccaggctggccttaggcATAAATCAAgaacctatttaaaaaataactaacgcaaaaagggctgggtctgtggtagaatgcctgcctcgaaagcttgatgccctgagttcaaacctcagtgtcccactgccaaaaaaaaaaaaaaaaaaaagttgctttcTTAGATATGTGAActtggaaattttcatttttaaaattaatgtcatATTTAAGTGATTTCAGTCCCTCCCCTAGAGCAACACTGGCATTGACTGTGTCTGAGTCAATCAGACCAGGGTACCcagcatattttaaatgaataagcaaaGTCTGCTGGCATGACTTTGATCCCAGTTTTACAGGAATGaacactgaagctcagagaggttaagtaacttgcccaggaTCACACAATAAGGCAACTACAGAGTGAGGATTCACACTGTGGCCTGAATCCCAAGTTCATGCTCTTATCTCCTGTGGTCTTTGCTGCCTGCTATATGGTAGCAGTTCTGTGTGCAGTTGTCACAAGAATGAAGTTTTCTGAACCTTATCGGAGGGACAAGCTCTGGAACAGAGCCTTTTGGCTGTTAGAGGTAGCTGGACCCAGTCTGTGGAATATGGTTCTGCCCAGTCTCCCAAATGAGGGATACAGAGGCCGGAGAAGGACAGTCATTGGCCCAAGTGGTCCAGGGCTGCTGGGTGGGCCCTGGTGGGGATGGAGGGGGTGCTGAGGACTGGCACTGTCCACCCTGTTGGTGTGCCCACAGCTACGTTGGTCACTTCAAGTCTCGCCGGGAACGGGAGGCGGAGCTGGGGGCTCGGGCCCTGGAGTTCACCAACATCTACGTGAAGAGCCTCCACGCGGACATGGACGAGCAGGGCCTGCAGGACCTCTTCTCCCAGTTTGGTGGGCGTGGTCCCCAAGGGAGGAGGGGATCTTACTGCTCTTCTCCCTTAGCCCAGCCCTGCTAGGGCTTCCCCGGGGGCTTTGGGAAGGGGAAGACATCTGGGGCTTCCCCAACATGCTGAGTAGATTGGTCCTTCCAGGAAAGACACTGAGCGTGAAGGTGATGAGGGACAGCAGTGGCCGATCCAGGGGCTTTGGCTTTGTCAACTTTGAGAAGCATGAGGAAGCTCAGAAGGTAGGCACCTTACCATGGCTCTGTCCAAGGAGGCAGCATGGAGCCAGGAAGAAGGGCACTCAGGTGTGAGCCTCCGGCTGCTCACGGAGGGAAGGAAAGTCCCCCTCATCCTGGGCTAAGAAGGGCAGGCGAGTCCCACACAGGGAGGGCCCTTCCAGCTCATGATGCAAAGGTTAAAGATTTCATCCTTCTTGCTTGCTTCTAAGTCTTGCGGTTCGAAGCACTGAATGTTTAGGCAGGGAAGCAAAAGTCGTCATATGTGTAAATATTCACTAATGACCTGACCACTGAAAAACTCAGTTCCCCTTCAAACACTTCTAACACCAGTGTAAAATCCTAATCACTGAGTCAGGATACACTTGAGTCTAACTTCTGATTTTTGTGGATACGCCAATGAAAACTCAGTTCAACATAAATGGGTTACAGAGAGAAGGTGCCCATCCTGCAGAAGATGCAGACGTTACTGCGGCAAACTTCAGATCTAGCAGGCTTAGGTCAGTTAGCTGAAGAGGAGAAAAGTCAACCAGGGTTAATACACAAATGTCTCTAAATGAAAGCCTTCAGGGTTAGCAAAATTCTACATGAAGTGGGTGATGTTGTGTTtatggtatcttttttttttttttggtgttactgggagttgaactcagggacttgcacttgctagattggcgctctaccatttgagccactctgccagcccaactgTCATGTCATTATGAGAGAATTATTCTTGCTACTTTGTTCAAATTATCAGTGTGTAGTTGCAGTAAGAACCTAAATAACCTAAATTTAAGTTCTTTTGTAATAGACTTCATTTTTCAGAGCAGTATGGGCTCATGGCAAAATTGAGGTGAAGCTGGAAGCTGGtgcctcatgtctgtaatcttagctactcaggaggcagagattaggaggactcggtttgaagccaacctagacaaagagtttgtaagaccctatttcgaaaacacccttcacaaaaaagggctggcagagtggctcaagtggtagagtgcctgcctagcaagcgtgaggccctgagtgcaaaccccagtactgccaaaaattgagctggatgccggtggctcacgcctataatgctaactattcaggaggcagagatcaggaagatcgcagttcaaagccagttctgcgagcccctatcttgagaaaaaaaccttcacaaaaaaaagggctggtggagtggctcaaggtgtaggctttcagttcaagccccagtactgcaaaaaaaaaaaaaaaaaaagagataaaggcGTATGTTCTCCCCCACTTTGTCTCCCACCAGGGTGGTATGCTTGATAGACTGATGAATCTACTTTGACACGTCCTATCACCCAGGGTCCACCGCTTACACTAGGGGTCACACTTGGTATTACACACTTTGTGGGTTTGACATGTAGCCACCATATGCAATATGGCATCAGACAGAGTATTTCTGCTCCCCTAAAAGCCTGTCTGTCCATCCTTTCCTGCCCTCTAACCCGTTACCACCCCTGATCTTTTTATTGACTTCTTGGTTCTGCCTTTTCTAGAATCATAGTTGGAGTTAATAGAGTTTTTAGCTTTTatagattggcttctttcactgacTAACATGCATTTAATGTATGAGAATActttaatgtatttaaaatactcaAATTTTAAATATGGGAAACTGAATttcaggggtttttttggtgagactgggatttgaactcagggctttgagctcacaaagtaggcactttactgcttgagccacacctccagtccattttgctctagtaaCTTTgggtatgggggtgggggggctcgTGAGTTGTTtccttgggctggtcttgaactgtgatcctcctgatctcagctgcctaagtacctaggattacaggcgtgagccaccaaggcctggcttcttttttcttttcttttctttttttttttaaatagagcagGTCCCaatccccaaaatgaaaagtctgCAGTTTACTTGGGAATTTTGCTTCATGGTTTAAAAAAAGCAGTTGTGCTTTAGATGAGCTTTTATCTTGGTACCGATTATTCTCAGCTGGCAAAGCCAGCCTGGTTTGTAGGCGACCCCTCCAGACGCAGAAGGCAGGACTGGAGACCAGAGCGAGGATCAGGGCTGTATCTGCATGGTTCTGAATGGTTACACgcattctcccctcccctccttagGCTGTGGACCAAATGAATGGGAAGGAGGTGAGTGGGCGGCTGCTGTACGTGGGCCGGGCCCAGAAGCGGGCAGAGAGGCAGAATGAGCTGAAGCGCAGGTTCGAACAGATGAAGCAGGACCGGCAGAACCGCTACCAGGTGAGGCCTGGCCTCCTGATGGCCACTGCTTCTACCTGAAAGTGGTTGCCATGAATGTGACTCCTTCCTCTAGCCATGCTACTTGTAGGAACTAAGCTGGGGCAAGAATCAGATGAGCATTGGGGTGGTGGCTTGTAACAGTGGAGAAATGGGACACGGCCCAACCATAGGTCAGGTGTTGACCTCTTAGAAAATACCTTTGTGTAGGTTCTGTCCCACTGTACCCTCCAGTCATGAACAACCAAAACATCTCCAAATGCCCCCAGAGGAAATCCTGCTCCAGGCTGAACATAATCGGGCCAAATATCTTAATCCAAAAGTTGGAATGTTGTGCAgccattaaaattatattaaaattgtaGATCAGGACAATGTAACTTTCTGTGGGAAATGAACCTCTAAATGTTAAGAGTTGTAGATCCCTCCTGGAGAGGTGTAAACCTCCACTCCCACACATCATACTCAGTAGCTCTTAATGAGAGGCAGTTGTCCCCCACTCCAGGGGCTTTTGGCACTGTCTAGAATTTTCAATTGCCACGTTTTGGGGGGAGGGTGCCCCTGGCATCTACTGGAAGCAGCAGTTGTCACTCAGTGGCACAGCTCAGGCTCTGAGGTTAGGCTCCCTGGGTGAGTCCTGACTCTGCCACTTAGGGGGATGTGATCTGGAGCAGTGTACTTGACCTGTTCTTCGGTTTTGACATCTGTAAGATGGAAATTAAAGCTTCCTTTTCTtagggttattgtgaggattaaaaattaaaatgagtaaaGGGCTTAGAGCAGTGCCTAGCACCAGACGAGTAATGTGCCAGGGTTCTGAGCTGGCAAGGTGATGGACTGGCAGGCGGCCCGTCTTATGCTCTGTGACCAGTCTGGAGCTGGCCTGTGAGGGACTCTGCCTGTGGAGAGCTACATTCTGGCTGAGCTCTGAGCTGAGCCTGCTGCAGGTCTCAGGTCTCTCTCTATGgctcccatctgtgaaatgggtacaGGCTGTGGGGACTGGGACCTGTGCAAGTATGAGATCTGCTCAGGGTTCCAGGGGACCGACACGCCGAGTGATTGGGATGATGGACTGCCATGGGAGAGTGAGAGCAGGAGGCAGCCATCATCCTCCCTCATGCTGGGCTTGAGGGAAGAGGCACTGAGTAGCACCCTCCTCCAGGGCGTGAACCTGTATGTGAAGAACCTGGATGACTCCATCAACGATGAGAAGCTGAGGAAAGTGTTTTCTCCCTACGGAGTGATTACCAGTGCAAAGGTGAGGGCCACACATCTGGGGCAGCCTTCCCTTCATCCTCTCACCGCCCCCACCATAGGCCCCAGTCTCTCCCCTGGCTTCTGGGGAAGCTGAGTTCCCATTTGGGGCACTCTTACCCCCTTGGAGCTTGCAGTCCATCTACAGCCTTATCTGGGTTGGTGGGGAACAAAGTAGACATGTAGTCCAGTCATACAGCTGGACTTGAAGCACAGTATAACCTTGGTTCATTCAACaatcatttattgagtgcctactgcaTGCCAGATTCCAGAAATTTGTGCCTTGTATTTCTGTGAACTTTTGTTACCTGGCATTGGCCAGTGATATAACCGTCTAGACTGCAGTTTCCCCATCAGGAAAATGAGAGTTGGGCTATATCACTCTTCACTGATTCTTCATTGAGCACCAGCTGTGTGCCCAACCCTGTGAGTTACCTGAGATGTGACAACTGCCATTCTACTCAATAGCTCTGACCTTGAAGTAGTTTTAGCTTAGCTTCTGAGCCTCATCTGTAGGGTGAGGGCGTTGGGCTCACTGTGTAGTCCCCAGCCCTGGCTTCTCACTAGAACTGCCTGGGGAGTTCTTAAATGTGAACACTTGGGTTAGACAAACTGAGTGGGGGTAGGGCctgggcattttatttttaaaacctcccAGATGATTTTAAGATGACCCACTATTCATTCCATAACCACACTCTGTGGGGAGCACACAGGAACAAGTCAGATTGGGCTCTGCCTTTGAGGGATCTATGGtctagtgaagaggtcagatgTATGGCTAACTCAACATATTATAAGATGTATTGGAGGCAGAACTGGAACAGGAAGAAGGGCTTCTTGGAGGAAGTGGCAGTGGTGCTAAAAAGGTTCACTTCCCAAAGAAAGTTATACTGTACTGATCTACAAtacttaatttactttttttggtagca from Castor canadensis chromosome 5, mCasCan1.hap1v2, whole genome shotgun sequence encodes the following:
- the Pabpc1l gene encoding polyadenylate-binding protein 1-like isoform X5, coding for MNAGGQGYPLASLYVGDLHPDVTEAMLYETFSPAGPILSIRVCRDVATRRSLGYAYINFQQPADAERALDTMNFEVIKGQPIRIMWSHRDPGLRKSGVGNIFIKNLEDSIDNKALYDTFSTFGNILSCKVVCNEQGSRGFGFVHFETHEAAQQAISTMNGMLLNDRKVYVGHFKSRREREAELGARALEFTNIYVKSLHADMDEQGLQDLFSQFGKTLSVKVMRDSSGRSRGFGFVNFEKHEEAQKAVDQMNGKEVSGRLLYVGRAQKRAERQNELKRRFEQMKQDRQNRYQGVNLYVKNLDDSINDEKLRKVFSPYGVITSAKKKRQRL
- the Pabpc1l gene encoding polyadenylate-binding protein 1-like isoform X6 gives rise to the protein MNAGGQGYPLASLYVGDLHPDVTEAMLYETFSPAGPILSIRVCRDVATRRSLGYAYINFQQPADAERALDTMNFEVIKGQPIRIMWSHRDPGLRKSGVGNIFIKNLEDSIDNKALYDTFSTFGNILSCKVVCNEQGSRGFGFVHFETHEAAQQAISTMNGMLLNDRKVYVGHFKSRREREAELGARALEFTNIYVKSLHADMDEQGLQDLFSQFGKTLSVKVMRDSSGRSRGFGFVNFEKHEEAQKAVDQMNGKEVSGRLLYVGRAQKRAERQNELKRRFEQMKQDRQNRYQGVNLYVKNLDDSINDEKLRKVFSPYGVITSAKKRQRL
- the Pabpc1l gene encoding polyadenylate-binding protein 1-like isoform X7; translated protein: MNAGGQGYPLASLYVGDLHPDVTEAMLYETFSPAGPILSIRVCRDVATRRSLGYAYINFQQPADAERALDTMNFEVIKGQPIRIMWSHRDPGLRKSGVGNIFIKNLEDSIDNKALYDTFSTFGNILSCKVVCNEQGSRGFGFVHFETHEAAQQAISTMNGMLLNDRKVYVGHFKSRREREAELGARALEFTNIYVKSLHADMDEQGLQDLFSQFGKTLSVKVMRDSSGRSRGFGFVNFEKHEEAQKAVDQMNGKEVSGRLLYVGRAQKRAERQNELKRRFEQMKQDRQNRYQKKRQRL